A window of Cellulomonas sp. SLBN-39 genomic DNA:
TGTGCCGGCGCGCACGGTGTCGCGGACGCTCACCCAGTGCTCACCCATGTCCTCGAACTCCATGGCACCGGAGCGCGGGTGCTCCAGGTACCGGATCAGCTCGCCGAGGATCCACGCCTGGTCCGGGTCGGCGACGCCGCGAAACTCCTTCTGCAGCACCGCTTCGGCCAGGATCTGGGTCCACGACAGGTGGTGCAGCGCGACCCGCCTGAGCTTGCGCTTGTCCACCTTCGTCGGGTGCTGACCGGCGACGGCAGGGATCTCGTTGGAGATCGTGAGGACCGCGTCGTAGCCCTGCTCGCGGGCGATGTCGAGGTAGTTCTCCAGCTGCTCGGTCGTCAACGCGTTGCTGCCGGTCTTCACCTCCACCAGCGCCGTCCAGGACTTCTGCCCACGGGCCACACGGATGAGCCCGTCGGGGCGCACCGTGCTGTCCCCGAACGGGAACGGCACCTCGATGTACGTCTGCACGGGCCCGGCCGGTGCGCCGTACGGCTTCGTCAACGCCCGCCCGAACTCCCGCACCGCCGACATCACCGCCAGCAGTGCGGACGTCGCCCGCCGCTCCTGCTCCTCCGCGCCGTTGATCCCGACGTCGGGATCAGACGTGCCTCATGCCAGCTCTCCTCAGCCATGACTCCCCCTTGACCAGCAAGTCTGCCGACACGAGAGCTGCCGGTGCGGGACCTCACGGGTGAATTGTGAGCAGGGAGTCGAGCGATCAGGCCGGGGCCAACGCGGTCGAGGTCGTGGCCCGCTGACCGGTAGCCACCCCCGACGAACGGGCTGCGGCGGCGAACCCGGCTGTCGCCAGCACGGCGGCGGCGGTCCACCCGCCGACGATCGCGCGAGCACGGCCGGTGCACTCGAGCCGGTCCTCGAGCGGGACGTCGGCCGTTGCCATCGTGGGGCCGTCGACCACGTCGTCCACGGCCATGGGAGCCATGCACTGGGTGCCCCGGACGACGACCGTCGCCGACGAGTACCACGCCGCCGCCAGCAGCGTGGCGGCGCACACCGCGGTCACGGCCAGCAGCCTGCGCGACGCGCGTCTGCGCGACACCAGGACGACGCCCACGACCAGCACCACGAGCGCCAGGACCAGGAACAGCACCGGGAGCAGCGCGATCGCTCTCACCGGGGACTCCGCGCGCGAATCACCTCGGCAACGTACAGGTGCGACCGCGGTGCCGTCGTCCTTGCCTCGAGCCGCATGTGGCTGCGACCGCCCGTACCCACGGACGAGACGCGGCCCTACGGTCGATGCGTGACCACCTCGTTCCCGCTCCTGCGTGATGCCCTGACGAACCTGGCACTGCCGCCGGAACGACAGCGGCAGGCGCTTGCCGGGACCGTCGTCCCGGACGAGCTCGCCCTCGATCTCGACAACGCTGTGCGCAGCCTCGACGACGCCATGGAGCGCGCCGGCATCCAGCTCGCGCCCGCGGTCGTGGCAGCCGTCGAGGAGCTCAACGACAGTCTTGCGGCGCCACCCGCGGATGACCTCTGGAACGACGTAGCCCTCGCCCAGCACCCTGCGTGGATCGCAGCCCGCCGGCGCGCCGCCGAACTCCTCGCGCAGATCCCTCCTGCATGACGAGGCCGCACACCGTGCCAGCAGTCTCCGAGGCCGACGCACGGCAGTTCCGGCGCTCAGGGCCTGGCAGTTTCGGAACTCGTGACCCGGCAGTCTCGGAACTCGGGTCGCTGTCCCGTCCCCTCGGCGTCCCTCGGCGGCTCCGCCACCGTCAGAGTCGACTGCTCCAGCCCTGCGCTCAGGCTCCGCGTCGCAGCAGGGCCCCGATCAGCGTGAGTCCTCCGAGCGGCACGACGGGGACCACGACGAACAGGCGCACCCAGACGGGCACGGCCGCGCACTCCTCGGTGAGGCATCCCCCCGCCACCACGCGCCAGAGCATCGCGATCCAGACGCCGACCAGCACCGCGGCGACGACCTTCGCGAGGGTGTCCCACCATCGTCTGCCCCGGGCGCGACGGGCCGCCACGACGTCGACGATCACCGCGACGTACGCCGCAGCGAGCAGGAGACCCTCGGCGGGGATCACCCAGGCCCACGTGCGCACGACCGCGCTGAGGAACATCAGCACGTAGTCCGCGACGGCGAGCAGCACCACGGCGGCGAACACCAGCCAGACGGATGCCCAGAGCCGCGCGCTCGCGACCGTCAGGCGGTGCACGCCGACGTCGGTGCTCACGCCATGGGCCCGGCCGTGTCCGCGCGGTGCAGGTGGGAGGCCAGGAGCTCGGCGAGGTGGACGCCCTGGACGCCGGCGAGCTGCTCGGCCTGGGTGCGGCAGGAGTAGCCGTCGGCCAGGTAGACGTCGCCGGGGGCGGCGTCGCGCAGGGCCGGCAGGAGGGCACCCTCGGCTACGGCCACGGAGACGTCGTAGTGGCCCTTCTCCATGCCGAAATTGCCGGCGAGCCCGCAGCAGCCCGCGAGCGCGGAGAACGTGGCGCCGGCGGCGGTGAGGAGCTGGCGGTCGGGGGTGAAGGTCATGACCGAGTGGTGGTGGCAGTGGGGCTGGACGACGGCGGTGACGTCGGACAGGTCGGGCAGCTGCCAGCGGTCGCCGGGGCCGATCGGGGCGGGGGCGGTGAGGAGCTCGGCGAGGGTGCGGGTCTCGCGGGCGACGGCGACGGCGCGGGGGTCGTCGGGCAGCAGGTCGAGCAGGTCGCTGCGCAGCACGGCGGTGCAGGAGGGCTCGAGGCCGACGATCGGGATGCCGTTGACGGCGAACGGGCCGAGGACCTCGAGCAGGTGGGTGAGCTGGTGGCGGGCGCCGTCGAGCTGGCCGGTGCTGATCCAGGTGAGACCGCAGCAGGCGTCGTGGTCGGGCACGAGGACGTCGTAGCCGGCGTCGCGGAGCACGGCGACGGCGGCGTGCGGGACGGTCGGGGCGAGCGTGTCGCTGAAGGAGTCGGTCCACAGCAGCACGGGCGGGCGGGCCTGCGTGCCGGTCGTGGCCGGGGTCCCGTCGGTGCCGGTGGTGGTGGCGGGCAGCTCGACGGTGGTGGCGTCGCGGGCGCCGACGACGCGCACGTCGCCGGAGCGGCGGCCGGTCTGGCGGGCCCAGGCGCGGAACGGCACGGGGGCGAACCGGACCATCTTGCGGCGGGTGTCCATGCCGCCGAGGGCGAGGACGGCCTTGGCGACGGGGCGGATGCCGAGCACGGTGTTGGCGAGGGCGGCGAGGCCGGGCACGCCAGTGACGAGGCGCGCCCAGCGGGGCAGCCACCCGAGGGCGTAGTGGTTCACGGGGCGCAGGCGGCCCTGGTAGGTGCGGTGCAGGACCTCGGACTTGTACTGGGCCATGTCGACGCCCGCGGGGCAGTCCGAGGAGCAGGCCTTGCAGCTCAGGCACAGGTCGAGGGCGTCGTGGACCTCGGGCGAGGACCAGCCGCGCGAGACGAGCGTGCCGTTGGCCATCTCCTGCAGCACGCGGGCGCGGCCGCGGGTGGAGTCCTTCTCGTCCTTGGTGGCCTGGTACGACGGGCACATGAACCCGCCGGTGGCGCGGGTGTCGGCGCGGCACTTGCCGACGCCGACGCAGCGGTGCACGGCCGTGGTCATGTCGCCGCCGTCGTGGCCGAACGAGAAGCCGGTCGACGCGAGCAGGGACCTCGCGGCGGGGCGGCGCAGGTCCGCGTCGAGGGGCGCGGGGCGCACGAGGACGCCGGGGTTGAGCAGGTCGCGCGGGTCGAACAGGTCCTTGACCGCGCCGAACAGGTCGATGGTGCGGGCGGAGTACATGACGGGCAGCAGCTCGGAGCGGGCGCGGCCGTCGCCGTGCTCGCCGGACAGGGAGCCGCCGTGCGAGGCGACCAGGCGGGCGGCGTCCTCCATGAACGCGCGCAGCGGGTCGCCGGAGCGCTCCATCGGCATGTCGATGCGCAGGTGCACGCACCCGTCGCCGAAGTGCCCGTACGCGAGGCCGTCGACGCGGTGGTCGGCCATGAGTGCCTCGAGCTCGCGCAGGTACCCGCCGAGGCGCGCGGGCGGCACGGCGGAGTCCTCGAACCCGGGCCACGCCTGCGCGCCGGACGGGGTGCGGCCGCCGAGCCCGGCGCCGTCCTCGCGGATCCGCCACATGGCTGCGGCCTGCGGCCCGGGCGGGAACACCCCGACGGCGTCGGTGCCGGCGTCGGCGGCGAGCGCGCGGGCCGTGGCGAGGGCGTCGTCGAGGGTCTCGCCCCCGACCTCGACCATCAGCCAGCCCGCCCCGGGCGGCAGGTCCGGCACGGCGGACGCGCCCTTGACGCGGCGGACCACGTCGACGAGCCGGGCGTCCATGCCCTCGATGGCCAGGGGCCGGTGCGCGAGCAGCGCGGGCACCGCGTCGGCAGCCGCCGGCATGTCGGGGTAGCCCAGGACGACGAGCACGGGCGCCGCCGGCACGGGAACGAGCCGCACGGTCGCACCCAGCAGCGTGACGAGGGTGCCCTCGGTGCCGACGAGGGCCTTGGCCAGGTCGCTGCCGCCCTCGGGCGTCAGGTGCTCCAGGGAGTACCCGGACACCTGCCGGGTGAACCGGCCCAGCTCGGTGCGGATCACGTCGAGGTGCGAGCGCACGAGGGCGTCGAGGCCGGGCAGGACGTCGAGCGCACCCGCGCCGGCGCGGGCGGTGAACCGCCGCCCGGTGCCGTCGACGACGTCGAGGTCGACCACGTTGTCCGCGGTGCGCCCGAACGCGACGGCGCGCGGCCCGCACGCGTTGTTGCCGATCATGCCGCCGAGGGTCGCGCGCGCCTGCGTCGACGGGTCGGGCCCGAAGCGCAGCCCGTGCGGTGCCGCGGCGGCCTGCAGGTGGGACATGACGACGCCGGGCTCGACGCGGGCCGTGCGGGCCTCGGGGTCGATCTCCAGCACCCGGTTGACGTGCCGGGAGAAGTCGAGCACCACGCCCGGGCCCACCGCGTTGCCCGCCACGGACGTGCCGCCGCCGCGCGACGTCAGCGGCGTCCCGGTCTCCCGGGCGACCGCGAGCGCGGCCAGCACGTCGTCGGTGTCCCGCGGGAACACCACGACCTGCGGGACGACGCGGTAGTTGGACGCGTCGGTCGAGTACTCCGCGCGTCGGCGCGTGGAGTCGTCGACGTCCCCGCGCACGGCGTCGCGCAACGCGTGCACGACGTCCCGGACGTCGGTGGTCCCTGTCGTCACAGCCACGTGGGCAGTCTCGCACCACCGCCCTGGGACCCCGGCACCCCGTCCACGTGGCGTCGTCGCGCGCGGGGCTCGCCGTGCGCGGCTGGCGGCGCAGGTCAGGCCGGGCGCGACGCCACCGGGCAGCCGGCGCACGCGGGCCGGGGCGTGCAGGTGCCGCAGGTCGCGCCGACGGGGGCGAGCGGGAGGCGGCCGGTGCGGGCGGCGTGGTCGAGGACGACCTCGACGAGGCCGACGTCGACGCCCAGCGACCGGGCGACGCGGGCGGGGCCCTCGCCGGCGGCGGTGCGGGCGAGGACCGCGTCGAGCAGGGCCCCTCCCCCGCGGGTCACAGCAGCGCCCCGACCTGGAAGACGACGACGGCGAGCACCCACGCGACGGCGAGCTGCACGCCGACGCCGCCGAGGGTCCACCGCAGCCCGAAGAGGCGGCGCTGCTCGGCGACGGTGGCCAGGCACGGGGTGTACGCGAGGGTGAAGACCATGAACGCAGCGGCTGCGGCGCCGGGGTGGCCGCCGGAGGTGCGCTCCAGCGTGGCGCGCAGCTGAGCGCCGAGGTCGCCGGGGTGCGCGGGGTCGGCCGGTTCGGCGACGGCGTAGGACTGCGCGAACGAGCCGACGACGACCTCCTTGGCGACGAACCCGGTGACGAGCGCGGCGGCGGCGTGCCAGTCGCCGAACCCGGCAGGGGCGAACGCCGGGGCCATCGCCGCGGAGACGCGCCCGTACGCGGAGTCCTCCACCGGCACGTCCCCGAACGCGTGCCCGCCCGCCACCGGCACGGCCAGCAGCAGCCACATGGCGGTGAGGGTGACGACGACGACGCGCCCGGCCCGCGTGACGAACGACCGCACGCGCGCCCACGCGGCGGCGGCGATCGCCCGGGCGCGCGGGCGCTGGTAGGCGGGCAGGGCGAGCACGAGCGGCTCGCGGCGCAGGTCGCGGAACGCGGTGCGACGCATCACGAGGCCGCCGAGCACGACGAGCAGCACGCTGGCGAGGTACATGACGAACACGGCGGTGCCCGCCCGCCCGGGGAAGAACACGCTCCCCATCAGCACGTACACGGTCAGGCGGGCCGGGCACGACGTCCACGGCACGAGCATCCCGACGAGGAGGCGCTGGCGGGCGTGCGGGAGGGTGCGGGTGGCGGCCAGTGCGGGCAGGTTGCAGCCGAACCCGACGACGAACGGCAGCACGGCGCGCCCGTCGAGGCCGATGGCGCGCATGGCGCGGTCGGCGACGAACGCGGCGCGGGCCAGGTACCCGGAGTCCTCGAGCAGCGCGACCGCCACGAACATCAGGGCCATGAGCGGCACGAACGTCAGGACCGTGCCCACGCCGGCGAGGACGCCGTCGACGAGCAGCCCGGTGACCCACGCGGGGGCGTGCGCGACGCCGAGCAGCCACGTGACGGCGGGGGCGAGGCCCTGGCCGACCAGCACGTCGACCGCGTCCATCAGCGGTGCGGCGGCCGCGGTGGAGAGCTGGAACAGCGCCCACAGCACGGCGAGCAGCACGGGTACGCCCGCGGCCGGGTGCAGCAGCACGCGGTCGGCACGGTCGGACCAGGTCAGGACGGGCTCGGGCGGCGGGCCCGCGACGGCGTGGGTGACGTCGTCGACCCACGCGAACAGCGCCTCGACGTCGTCGGGGTCGCGGGGCGGGCCGTCGGGCACCGGTCCCCGGGCCTCGCGGTCCCCTGCGACGGGCCGGGGCGCGGCCGCCGAGGCGAGGCGGGCTGCGACGACGTCGCGCAGCGCCTCGACGCCCCGGCCGCTGCGCGGGTGCACCGGCACGACGGGCACGCCCAGCCGGGCGGCCAGCACCTCGACGTCCGCGACGACTCCGCGGTCGGCGGCGACGTCGACGAGCGTGAGCGCGGCGACCACGGGCACCCCGCGGGCGACGACCTGGGCGTACAGGGAGAGCGACCGGGCGAGGGCGCCGGCCTCGAGCAGCACCACCACGAGGTCGGGGCGGCGCAGGCCCTGCGCGCCCGTGACCGCGGCGGCCGCGACCTCCTCGTCCGGCGTGCGGGCCAGCAGCGAGTACGTGCCGGGCAGGTCGACGACCTGGGCCGCCCGCCCGCCCGGGGCCACGCCCCGCCACGAGCCGACCTCGAGCTCGACGGTGGTGCCGGGGGCGTTGACGACGCGCTGCCGCCCGCCGGTGACGGTGTTGAACAGCGACGACTTGCCGACGTTGGGGCAGCCGACGAGGACGACGAGCGGCTCGTCGAGCGTCGCGACGGCACCCGTCGGGGTGGCGGAGCCCGTCGGCGCCGGGCCGCCCGGCTCGTGGCAGCTCACGAGGCGTCCGTCGTCGCCGGGGACGTCGTCGTGGACGGCGCGGCGGCGGGCTGCGTGGCCTCCACCTCGACCCGCCGCGCCGTCGCCGCGTCCAGCCCGAACCGGTCGGCGCCGAGCGCGACGACGAGACCGCCGGCGACCGTGCGCTGCACGACCCGCACCCGCGCACCGGGCCGCAGCCCCAGCTCGTGCATGCGGTGCCGCACGGCGTCGTCGAGGTCGACCGAGACGACGCGGGCGTCGGCGCCCGGCCCGCAGGTGCACAGGTCCATGGGTCGACCGTAGGAGAGGCAAGCCTCACCTCATGGGACCGAGGTCCCGCCACCGGGGCGCGCGACCGGCGCGCGCCCCGGCAGGACTCAGGACTCGAGCGCGGCGTCGAGCATGATCTGCGTGCCGGTCAGGGCCTTGCTCACCGGGCACGTCGCCTTCGCGGCCTCGGCGGCCTCCGCGAACCCGGCGGCGTCGATCCCCTCGACCTCGCCGCGGACCGTCAGCGCGATGCCGCTGATCCGGAACCCGCCGGCCGGGTCGGGCTCGAGCGTGACGTCGGCCGAGACCTCGAGGGACTGCGGCACGCCGCCCTTCTCGCCCAGCAGGGCCGAGAGCTGCATGGCGTAGCAGGACGAGTGCGCGGCCGCGATCAGCTCCTCGGGGCTGGTGACGCCGCCGGCCTCGTCGGCCGCGCGGCGCGGGAACGAGACCTCGTACGTGCCGACCTTCGAGCTGGTGAGCTCGACCTGGCCGGACCCCTCCTGCAGCGTGCCGTTCCAGGCGGTGCGAGCGGTACGCGTGGGCATGGCGCCTCCAAGGTTGTCGTCCAACGGGGTGCACCCGCCGACGCGGGCGCACGTCCCAACCTAGGCGCCCTCCCCCACGCGCGCGCCCGGTGCGGGAGCGTCAGCGCGCGCGCTCCAGGTGGGCGGCCACCACGAACGACGGGGCGCCGGCCTCGCGCAGGGCCCACGCGGCGCGGGCGTGCAGGGCGCGGCGCGCGGTCGGCTCGA
This region includes:
- a CDS encoding OsmC family peroxiredoxin, whose translation is MPTRTARTAWNGTLQEGSGQVELTSSKVGTYEVSFPRRAADEAGGVTSPEELIAAAHSSCYAMQLSALLGEKGGVPQSLEVSADVTLEPDPAGGFRISGIALTVRGEVEGIDAAGFAEAAEAAKATCPVSKALTGTQIMLDAALES
- a CDS encoding FAD-binding and (Fe-S)-binding domain-containing protein, producing the protein MAVTTGTTDVRDVVHALRDAVRGDVDDSTRRRAEYSTDASNYRVVPQVVVFPRDTDDVLAALAVARETGTPLTSRGGGTSVAGNAVGPGVVLDFSRHVNRVLEIDPEARTARVEPGVVMSHLQAAAAPHGLRFGPDPSTQARATLGGMIGNNACGPRAVAFGRTADNVVDLDVVDGTGRRFTARAGAGALDVLPGLDALVRSHLDVIRTELGRFTRQVSGYSLEHLTPEGGSDLAKALVGTEGTLVTLLGATVRLVPVPAAPVLVVLGYPDMPAAADAVPALLAHRPLAIEGMDARLVDVVRRVKGASAVPDLPPGAGWLMVEVGGETLDDALATARALAADAGTDAVGVFPPGPQAAAMWRIREDGAGLGGRTPSGAQAWPGFEDSAVPPARLGGYLRELEALMADHRVDGLAYGHFGDGCVHLRIDMPMERSGDPLRAFMEDAARLVASHGGSLSGEHGDGRARSELLPVMYSARTIDLFGAVKDLFDPRDLLNPGVLVRPAPLDADLRRPAARSLLASTGFSFGHDGGDMTTAVHRCVGVGKCRADTRATGGFMCPSYQATKDEKDSTRGRARVLQEMANGTLVSRGWSSPEVHDALDLCLSCKACSSDCPAGVDMAQYKSEVLHRTYQGRLRPVNHYALGWLPRWARLVTGVPGLAALANTVLGIRPVAKAVLALGGMDTRRKMVRFAPVPFRAWARQTGRRSGDVRVVGARDATTVELPATTTGTDGTPATTGTQARPPVLLWTDSFSDTLAPTVPHAAVAVLRDAGYDVLVPDHDACCGLTWISTGQLDGARHQLTHLLEVLGPFAVNGIPIVGLEPSCTAVLRSDLLDLLPDDPRAVAVARETRTLAELLTAPAPIGPGDRWQLPDLSDVTAVVQPHCHHHSVMTFTPDRQLLTAAGATFSALAGCCGLAGNFGMEKGHYDVSVAVAEGALLPALRDAAPGDVYLADGYSCRTQAEQLAGVQGVHLAELLASHLHRADTAGPMA
- a CDS encoding ferrous iron transport protein A, with translation MDLCTCGPGADARVVSVDLDDAVRHRMHELGLRPGARVRVVQRTVAGGLVVALGADRFGLDAATARRVEVEATQPAAAPSTTTSPATTDAS
- a CDS encoding ferrous iron transporter B yields the protein MSCHEPGGPAPTGSATPTGAVATLDEPLVVLVGCPNVGKSSLFNTVTGGRQRVVNAPGTTVELEVGSWRGVAPGGRAAQVVDLPGTYSLLARTPDEEVAAAAVTGAQGLRRPDLVVVLLEAGALARSLSLYAQVVARGVPVVAALTLVDVAADRGVVADVEVLAARLGVPVVPVHPRSGRGVEALRDVVAARLASAAAPRPVAGDREARGPVPDGPPRDPDDVEALFAWVDDVTHAVAGPPPEPVLTWSDRADRVLLHPAAGVPVLLAVLWALFQLSTAAAAPLMDAVDVLVGQGLAPAVTWLLGVAHAPAWVTGLLVDGVLAGVGTVLTFVPLMALMFVAVALLEDSGYLARAAFVADRAMRAIGLDGRAVLPFVVGFGCNLPALAATRTLPHARQRLLVGMLVPWTSCPARLTVYVLMGSVFFPGRAGTAVFVMYLASVLLVVLGGLVMRRTAFRDLRREPLVLALPAYQRPRARAIAAAAWARVRSFVTRAGRVVVVTLTAMWLLLAVPVAGGHAFGDVPVEDSAYGRVSAAMAPAFAPAGFGDWHAAAALVTGFVAKEVVVGSFAQSYAVAEPADPAHPGDLGAQLRATLERTSGGHPGAAAAAFMVFTLAYTPCLATVAEQRRLFGLRWTLGGVGVQLAVAWVLAVVVFQVGALL